In the Deinococcus aerolatus genome, one interval contains:
- a CDS encoding DUF4384 domain-containing protein, translating into MISFNKPALLLVVSAALLGVAAPALAAPKISAQSIIVNPVPTTLSARVWVDRDRSGTQNPSYRIGERITLYTSVNENAYVYLFNVNPDGSTDQILPNRISASNYVRAGQTRAFPASGDRFTFDVAGPHGLNRVLVIASRRPLSLSELSSYQNGGSFATVKPRTSEGLAQALSIVVDPVPSPVVQPVPQTDWISDTAYYTVVY; encoded by the coding sequence ATGATTTCATTTAATAAGCCCGCCTTGCTGCTCGTCGTCTCCGCCGCCCTGCTGGGTGTGGCCGCGCCTGCACTGGCTGCGCCGAAGATCAGCGCCCAGAGCATCATCGTCAACCCGGTACCCACCACCCTCAGCGCCCGCGTGTGGGTAGACCGTGACCGCAGCGGCACACAGAACCCCAGCTACCGCATTGGCGAGCGCATCACGCTGTACACCAGCGTCAACGAGAACGCCTACGTCTACCTGTTCAACGTCAACCCGGACGGCAGCACCGACCAGATCCTGCCCAACCGCATCAGCGCCAGCAACTACGTGCGTGCCGGGCAGACCCGCGCCTTCCCGGCCAGCGGCGACCGGTTCACCTTCGATGTGGCTGGTCCCCACGGCCTGAACCGCGTGCTGGTGATTGCCAGCCGCCGTCCCCTGAGCCTGTCGGAGCTGAGCAGCTACCAGAACGGCGGGAGCTTTGCCACGGTCAAGCCCAGAACCAGCGAGGGGCTGGCCCAGGCGCTGAGCATCGTCGTCGATCCGGTGCCCAGTCCGGTGGTGCAGCCGGTGCCGCAGACCGACTGGATCAGTGACACGGCGTACTACACCGTCGTGTACTAG